Proteins encoded within one genomic window of Rhizobium favelukesii:
- a CDS encoding type 1 glutamine amidotransferase domain-containing protein, whose translation MKLLRSLAITLALGASAASAHAGNVLIVLSDSDHLDLKDGKVFETGFYLNELMQPVKALLDAGHEITFATPKGTAPSVDKTSIDKMYFGGDEAAMNDSEKQLAELGLLSSEKSPVVSLARVEQIGYDDFDAVYVPGGYAPMQDLLVSSELGSLLTYFHEKGKITALACHGPIALLSTMADAKGFVGQFETTGTAKANAGWIYAGYKFTVFSNREEEMAKGLLNGGEMKFYPQDALTTAGGEFSQAEAPFDVHVVVDRELITGQNPASAPAVAQELLSRLK comes from the coding sequence ATGAAGCTTCTGCGCAGTCTTGCCATCACCCTTGCTCTCGGTGCCAGCGCCGCGAGCGCTCATGCCGGGAACGTGCTTATCGTCCTGTCCGATTCCGACCATCTCGACCTGAAAGACGGCAAAGTGTTCGAGACCGGCTTCTACCTCAATGAGCTCATGCAGCCCGTCAAAGCCCTGCTCGATGCCGGCCATGAAATCACCTTCGCCACGCCGAAGGGAACAGCGCCTTCGGTCGACAAGACGTCCATCGACAAGATGTATTTCGGGGGCGACGAAGCCGCGATGAACGACAGCGAGAAGCAACTGGCGGAGCTCGGTCTGCTGTCCAGCGAGAAGTCGCCGGTCGTTAGCCTCGCTCGCGTCGAGCAAATCGGCTACGACGATTTCGATGCCGTCTATGTTCCGGGTGGCTACGCGCCAATGCAGGATCTGCTGGTAAGTTCAGAACTCGGAAGCCTGCTCACGTATTTCCACGAGAAAGGCAAGATAACCGCTCTTGCCTGCCACGGCCCAATCGCGCTGCTGTCGACGATGGCCGATGCAAAAGGCTTTGTCGGTCAATTCGAGACGACGGGAACGGCAAAAGCCAACGCCGGCTGGATTTATGCCGGCTACAAATTCACCGTCTTCAGCAATCGGGAAGAGGAAATGGCGAAGGGGCTGCTGAACGGCGGCGAGATGAAGTTCTATCCGCAAGACGCGCTCACAACGGCAGGGGGCGAATTCAGTCAGGCCGAGGCTCCTTTCGACGTACACGTCGTCGTGGATCGTGAGCTGATCACCGGTCAGAACCCCGCGTCTGCTCCGGCCGTGGCTCAGGAGTTGTTAAGCCGACTGAAATAA
- a CDS encoding ABC transporter ATP-binding protein, with product MAEVSLTHIEKRYGAHTIIPSLDLTIPDGEFTVLVGPSGCGKSTTLQMIAGLESISAGRLMIGGVDVTHLPPKDRNISMVFQSYALFPHMNVRDNISFGLKTRRVPTAEADQLVAVVSKRLKLESYLDRFPRELSGGQRQRVALGRALVRRPGVFLMDEPLSNLDAKLRVEARSFLSKMHQELGITTVYVTHDQSEAMTMGSRIVVMNGGTIQQAAAPMEVYRRPANRFVAGFIGSPSMNFVDLDVASPAELVDAKNDIRISVPQHRQVELAKSGLRSVTLGLRPEHIRLLAAGDTRTGATSFKIEVCQFLGSETLLDITHGACRVIARVGPEETARQGEERIFAFDMAHAHFFDPDSGNNVALDR from the coding sequence ATGGCTGAAGTTTCTCTCACCCACATCGAAAAAAGATACGGCGCCCATACTATCATTCCAAGCCTGGACCTGACCATTCCGGACGGCGAATTCACAGTGCTTGTCGGCCCGTCCGGTTGCGGCAAGTCCACCACGCTGCAGATGATCGCCGGCCTGGAATCCATTTCCGCCGGGCGGTTGATGATCGGCGGCGTCGATGTCACACATCTGCCGCCGAAGGACCGCAACATCTCGATGGTCTTCCAGTCCTATGCGCTGTTTCCGCATATGAATGTCCGCGACAATATCAGCTTCGGCCTGAAGACCCGCCGTGTGCCGACCGCAGAAGCCGATCAACTGGTGGCGGTCGTATCGAAAAGACTGAAGCTGGAGAGCTATCTCGACCGGTTCCCGCGGGAACTTTCCGGCGGACAGCGCCAGCGAGTGGCGCTCGGTCGTGCGCTGGTGCGCCGGCCCGGCGTCTTTTTGATGGATGAGCCCCTGTCCAATCTGGACGCAAAACTGCGTGTCGAAGCCCGAAGCTTTCTCAGCAAGATGCATCAGGAACTGGGGATCACCACCGTCTACGTCACGCATGATCAGTCGGAAGCCATGACGATGGGCTCCCGCATCGTGGTGATGAACGGCGGCACGATCCAGCAGGCAGCGGCGCCGATGGAGGTGTACCGCCGCCCGGCAAACCGCTTCGTCGCCGGCTTTATCGGCTCACCGTCGATGAATTTCGTCGATCTCGACGTCGCCTCGCCCGCCGAACTGGTGGATGCGAAGAATGACATCCGCATTTCGGTTCCGCAACACCGGCAAGTCGAACTGGCGAAGTCCGGCCTTCGCTCCGTCACTCTCGGGCTCCGGCCGGAACATATCAGGCTGCTGGCCGCTGGAGACACACGCACGGGAGCAACGAGCTTCAAGATCGAGGTGTGCCAGTTTCTGGGCTCGGAGACGCTTCTCGACATCACGCACGGGGCCTGCCGGGTCATTGCCAGAGTGGGGCCGGAGGAAACCGCAAGGCAGGGCGAGGAGCGCATCTTCGCGTTCGATATGGCTCACGCCCATTTCTTCGACCCCGATTCGGGGAATAATGTAGCGTTGGATAGATGA
- a CDS encoding IS30 family transposase → MNTLGQKNNPSFPARQHQTEWIGPDQGCDIHQRETSVCRRSCRSRHWEGDLIGGSRNSYIATLVERHSRYMMLIKVANKDTESVVSALIRQSQKLPAELYPSLTWDRGKELADHQRLAIAADVEIYFCDPRSLWQRGSNENTNRLLRQYLPRGTDLSVHSQAKLSAIARQLNERPRKTLLYQTPAERFAECVAAIS, encoded by the coding sequence TTGAACACCTTAGGGCAGAAGAACAATCCGTCGTTCCCGGCACGCCAGCATCAAACGGAGTGGATTGGGCCAGATCAAGGATGCGATATCCATCAGCGAGAGACCTCCGTCTGTCGAAGATCGTGCCGTTCCCGTCATTGGGAAGGTGACCTTATCGGTGGATCCAGGAACAGCTACATAGCAACGCTGGTTGAGCGTCACTCGCGCTATATGATGCTGATCAAGGTCGCCAATAAGGATACCGAAAGCGTGGTCTCTGCCTTGATCAGGCAGTCGCAGAAACTACCGGCCGAACTCTATCCATCACTGACCTGGGATCGGGGAAAGGAACTGGCCGACCACCAGCGACTGGCAATCGCCGCGGACGTTGAGATCTACTTCTGCGATCCTCGATCACTCTGGCAGCGCGGTTCGAATGAAAACACCAATCGGTTGCTGCGCCAATATCTCCCACGCGGCACCGACCTGTCCGTCCATAGCCAAGCCAAGCTCAGTGCTATCGCAAGGCAGCTCAACGAACGTCCAAGAAAGACCTTGCTTTATCAGACGCCCGCAGAGAGGTTTGCAGAGTGTGTTGCAGCGATCAGCTGA
- the eco gene encoding serine protease inhibitor ecotin, with protein MATSFWAGKAAEYSIRVLVFLSLAVSGVAAAESKARDELKAFPEAPAGQQRHVIFLPKRTDEDARRVGVIVGRTELVDCNRHTFSSRLEKRTVDGWGYDYYVVTGVGVVASTRMACPDNTKKKTLVRSSDEPLLRYNSRLPLVVFAPVEVEIRYRVWKAGPERPTD; from the coding sequence ATGGCAACTTCATTTTGGGCGGGTAAAGCTGCGGAATACTCGATTCGAGTCTTGGTTTTCCTTTCGCTCGCGGTCAGTGGGGTTGCTGCGGCGGAGTCCAAGGCGCGGGACGAGTTGAAGGCATTTCCCGAGGCACCCGCGGGCCAGCAACGACACGTTATCTTCCTGCCAAAGCGTACCGACGAAGATGCGCGGCGGGTTGGAGTGATAGTAGGTCGAACCGAGTTGGTGGACTGCAATCGGCATACCTTCAGTTCCCGCTTGGAGAAGCGTACGGTTGATGGCTGGGGATATGACTACTACGTCGTTACCGGGGTTGGCGTGGTCGCGAGTACGAGAATGGCTTGCCCGGATAACACCAAGAAAAAAACGCTCGTGCGTAGCTCAGACGAGCCGCTCTTGCGATACAACAGCAGGCTTCCCCTCGTGGTGTTTGCGCCTGTCGAGGTGGAAATCCGGTACCGGGTTTGGAAAGCCGGCCCAGAGAGACCGACGGACTAA
- a CDS encoding LacI family DNA-binding transcriptional regulator, which translates to MATIADVARIAGVSQSTVSHVINGTRFVKPETEQAVRDAVARTGYTPNTLARALARSSSNSVGIAISAISNPYFADIIRAVESECAACGMTVFLADTHDTPEKELEVVQALHQLRVDGIIIAPCSTDGSGALRYLEDHGIPTVLVDRLASTKFDQVGVQNAKSMEVLVEHLVELGHTRIGMIPGHTGFATTSERIDGFVNAVRRAKLQASECTVAPGSNDVDSAARATIEMMSRAVCPTALVAGNNMTTIGIMRGLKSLGKHVPDDIALVGFDDFEWADCFEPRLTVIAQPCIELGRRSAKLLLDRIKDPGKAPKTVRVKTSLIVRNSCGSANR; encoded by the coding sequence ATGGCCACGATTGCCGATGTTGCAAGGATTGCCGGAGTTTCGCAATCCACCGTATCCCACGTCATCAATGGGACGCGATTTGTCAAGCCGGAAACGGAACAAGCGGTGCGTGATGCTGTTGCGCGCACCGGATATACCCCCAACACGCTTGCCCGCGCGTTGGCCCGCTCATCGAGCAACAGCGTCGGCATCGCCATATCAGCGATATCAAATCCCTACTTTGCCGATATCATCCGTGCCGTGGAAAGCGAATGCGCCGCCTGCGGCATGACCGTTTTCCTCGCCGATACGCATGACACACCCGAAAAGGAGCTGGAGGTCGTTCAGGCGCTGCACCAGTTGCGCGTCGACGGGATTATCATCGCGCCCTGCTCGACGGACGGATCTGGCGCGCTTCGCTATCTCGAAGATCATGGCATCCCGACCGTTCTCGTCGACCGGCTGGCTTCCACGAAATTCGATCAGGTCGGCGTGCAGAATGCCAAATCGATGGAGGTTTTGGTCGAGCATCTCGTTGAGCTGGGCCATACCCGGATTGGCATGATCCCGGGGCACACCGGTTTCGCCACGACCTCGGAGCGCATCGATGGTTTCGTGAACGCCGTGCGCCGCGCGAAATTGCAAGCTAGCGAATGCACTGTCGCGCCGGGTTCGAACGATGTGGACAGCGCGGCAAGAGCCACGATTGAGATGATGAGCCGTGCGGTATGTCCGACAGCACTCGTTGCCGGCAACAACATGACGACGATCGGCATTATGCGAGGACTGAAATCGCTTGGCAAACATGTTCCGGACGATATCGCACTCGTTGGATTTGACGATTTCGAATGGGCCGATTGCTTCGAACCGCGCCTGACTGTCATCGCTCAACCCTGTATCGAACTCGGCCGTAGGTCGGCCAAGCTCCTGCTCGACCGGATAAAGGATCCGGGCAAGGCGCCGAAGACAGTGAGGGTCAAAACAAGCCTTATCGTTCGCAACTCGTGCGGATCGGCAAATCGCTGA
- a CDS encoding DUF4143 domain-containing protein, translating into MFGRGLPERRQGEDDLETLRRDRTRFGALLESFVVSELLKLASWSERRFSFSHYCTKDQDEVDLVIEDRRGRIIGIDVKASATVKSEDFKGLRQLQEAVGDRFVRGLVLHNHDRVTPFGEKLHAAPLSILWSM; encoded by the coding sequence ATCTTCGGCCGGGGCCTTCCCGAACGCCGTCAGGGGGAAGATGATCTTGAAACGCTAAGACGTGACAGAACTAGGTTTGGCGCACTTCTGGAAAGTTTCGTTGTTTCCGAGCTTTTGAAACTCGCCTCTTGGTCGGAGCGGCGTTTTTCCTTCTCGCATTATTGCACCAAGGACCAGGATGAGGTTGATCTTGTCATCGAAGACCGTCGCGGCCGGATCATCGGAATTGACGTTAAGGCGTCAGCGACGGTCAAATCAGAGGATTTCAAGGGATTGAGGCAGTTGCAAGAGGCAGTCGGAGATCGTTTTGTTCGAGGTCTGGTGCTTCACAATCATGATCGTGTCACTCCCTTCGGAGAGAAACTGCACGCGGCCCCGCTGTCCATTCTTTGGTCGATGTAA
- a CDS encoding adenylate/guanylate cyclase domain-containing protein encodes MDRKLSAILAADVVGYSALMERDEAGTFERLRAGRKELFEPEIARHRGQIFKLMGDGMLAEFGSVVDAVECAVSLQRGLVERNAAVPEDQRIRVRIGINLGEVIVEGEDRYGEGVNVAARLQQLADPGGICVSGKVAREVEKKLAFGFEPMGEQKVKNIAEPVQAFRVILEGQAPRQPARSLPPRWVWAAAAVPVLILVLAGTVWQLWPTATVSGKPSVAVLPFDNYGGDEATGRLADGLTEDIITDLAGFPEFQVIARNSTEQYRDKPARPSEVGKALGAGFVVEGSIQRQSDRVRITAQLIDAKTGKHLWSQRWDRPDEDLFAIQIEISEQISNRLGGGAGLVQEAGRITAHRKPPENLNAYELYLLGSEKLEQVNQADVEEAVRLLTRAVELDPGLARAWVELSHSHGFLSNLGVEPEKNRALSTEAAERAVQLDPSDAEAHAVYAITLGDRGEFEHAKAEFDTALRLAPGQFEVLTFYIGWASTFGEPERGAQLVDKAVSLNPGFPMWSARIFTYAYFMAGRYENAIRMLDRVTPESYGRGQWVMRSGALAALGRSEEAKASLTNATKRFPNLTVEGFVNQPGFNDAERQRLIETMRLAGFPDCAKAEELAKIEKPLRLPECASP; translated from the coding sequence ATGGACCGCAAGCTTTCCGCGATCCTCGCTGCAGATGTCGTGGGCTATTCCGCGCTGATGGAACGCGACGAGGCTGGCACATTCGAGCGCCTTCGTGCGGGACGCAAGGAACTGTTTGAGCCGGAGATTGCTCGCCATCGCGGCCAGATTTTCAAGCTTATGGGCGACGGGATGCTCGCCGAATTTGGCAGCGTGGTGGACGCCGTGGAATGCGCAGTCTCGCTGCAGCGCGGGCTGGTGGAACGGAATGCCGCCGTTCCCGAGGACCAGCGGATCCGGGTCAGGATCGGGATCAATCTCGGCGAGGTGATCGTTGAGGGCGAGGACCGGTATGGCGAGGGCGTCAATGTCGCGGCCAGGCTTCAGCAGCTGGCCGACCCGGGCGGCATCTGTGTTTCGGGAAAGGTCGCCAGGGAGGTTGAGAAGAAGCTGGCTTTCGGCTTCGAGCCGATGGGCGAGCAGAAGGTGAAGAATATCGCCGAACCGGTGCAGGCCTTCCGCGTCATCCTTGAGGGACAAGCCCCACGCCAACCAGCGCGGTCATTGCCTCCGCGCTGGGTTTGGGCAGCAGCAGCCGTGCCAGTCCTTATTCTGGTTTTGGCCGGGACGGTCTGGCAATTGTGGCCGACTGCGACAGTAAGTGGCAAACCGTCGGTAGCGGTGCTGCCGTTCGACAACTATGGCGGCGACGAGGCGACCGGACGCCTCGCCGACGGCCTCACCGAGGACATAATCACCGATTTGGCGGGCTTCCCTGAATTCCAGGTGATCGCCCGCAACTCGACAGAACAATACCGGGACAAACCAGCCAGGCCGAGTGAAGTGGGCAAGGCGCTTGGCGCAGGATTTGTGGTCGAGGGTTCCATCCAGCGTCAGTCTGACCGCGTAAGAATTACCGCGCAGCTCATCGACGCCAAAACGGGCAAACATCTTTGGTCGCAGCGCTGGGACCGGCCGGACGAGGACTTGTTCGCAATCCAGATCGAAATTTCCGAGCAGATTTCGAACCGCCTCGGCGGCGGCGCAGGCTTGGTCCAAGAGGCGGGCCGCATCACCGCCCACCGAAAGCCGCCCGAGAATCTCAATGCCTACGAACTTTATCTGCTCGGCAGCGAAAAACTCGAGCAAGTCAATCAGGCGGATGTCGAGGAGGCTGTTAGGCTGCTCACCCGCGCGGTCGAACTGGACCCCGGCCTTGCCCGCGCCTGGGTCGAACTTAGCCATTCCCATGGATTCTTGTCCAACCTCGGCGTCGAACCCGAAAAGAACCGGGCTCTCTCTACCGAGGCTGCCGAGCGCGCCGTCCAGCTCGATCCAAGTGATGCCGAGGCGCATGCTGTTTATGCCATCACTCTAGGTGACAGAGGCGAATTCGAGCACGCCAAGGCAGAGTTCGACACAGCGCTGCGCCTTGCTCCCGGCCAATTCGAAGTTCTGACTTTTTACATCGGTTGGGCCTCGACCTTCGGCGAGCCTGAGCGCGGCGCGCAACTGGTCGACAAGGCGGTCAGTCTCAACCCCGGTTTTCCGATGTGGAGCGCCAGGATTTTCACTTACGCCTACTTCATGGCGGGCCGGTATGAGAATGCGATTCGAATGCTCGACCGCGTGACGCCGGAAAGCTATGGAAGGGGGCAGTGGGTGATGCGTTCCGGCGCGCTCGCCGCTCTTGGTCGAAGCGAAGAGGCGAAGGCTTCATTAACGAACGCAACCAAACGGTTTCCCAATTTGACGGTCGAGGGATTTGTCAATCAGCCCGGATTCAATGACGCGGAGCGCCAGCGGTTGATCGAAACCATGCGGCTCGCCGGCTTCCCGGATTGCGCCAAGGCTGAAGAGCTCGCGAAGATCGAGAAGCCGCTGCGCCTGCCGGAGTGTGCTTCGCCGTAA
- a CDS encoding SDR family NAD(P)-dependent oxidoreductase, whose amino-acid sequence MQIDLTGKRALVTGSTEGIGYAIARQLSRAGADVVVNGRSEDKTAKAAERLKGEGARSSVKSAAADLSTAQGCAALVAKIPQVDILINNAGIFQPIDFFDAGDEVWDRHWQVNVMSAVRLSRAYLPGMQKLNWGRVIFLASESGFNIPVEMIHYGVSKTADIAVARGLAKRMAGTGVTVNSVLPGPTLSDGVEAMLADEQAKTGLPLEEIASAFVKQHRGSSIIQRAASVEEVANLVTYLASPFASATTGASVRVDGGVIDTL is encoded by the coding sequence ATGCAAATTGATCTCACTGGTAAGAGGGCCTTGGTCACCGGATCAACGGAAGGCATCGGCTACGCAATTGCCCGCCAGCTTTCAAGGGCTGGAGCGGATGTCGTGGTCAACGGCCGGTCAGAGGACAAGACTGCAAAGGCCGCCGAACGGCTCAAGGGCGAAGGTGCAAGGAGCAGCGTCAAGTCTGCTGCCGCGGACCTCTCAACCGCGCAGGGGTGCGCAGCACTTGTCGCCAAAATTCCTCAGGTGGACATCCTGATCAACAACGCGGGCATCTTCCAGCCGATCGACTTTTTCGACGCCGGCGACGAGGTCTGGGATCGGCACTGGCAGGTCAACGTCATGTCCGCCGTTAGGCTCTCCCGTGCCTATCTCCCAGGCATGCAGAAGTTAAACTGGGGCCGCGTGATATTCCTGGCCTCCGAATCCGGTTTCAACATTCCGGTCGAGATGATCCACTACGGCGTCAGCAAGACTGCCGATATCGCGGTTGCCCGCGGTCTCGCCAAGCGCATGGCAGGCACGGGCGTCACCGTCAACTCAGTACTCCCTGGCCCCACGCTTTCCGACGGCGTGGAAGCGATGCTTGCCGACGAGCAAGCCAAGACCGGGTTGCCGCTGGAGGAGATCGCTTCCGCCTTCGTCAAGCAGCATCGCGGCAGCTCGATCATTCAACGTGCCGCCAGTGTCGAGGAAGTCGCAAACTTGGTGACCTATCTTGCCTCGCCGTTCGCTTCCGCAACCACTGGCGCGTCCGTTCGCGTTGACGGTGGGGTTATCGACACTCTCTAG
- a CDS encoding carbohydrate ABC transporter permease has product MSDTLVLVHRRDLFRFTARFLGYTLLAVLLAVWSGPIVLVLITSIKSNQDFLAGPFSIPSHPTFQPYIDVWNSLGFSGLLANSFLYATAGSALAVLLALVPAFALSRMEVPGKTFIFGLILTGLMLPQQTVLIPLYDTLRTLHLLDTKIGLIIVHAAYGMPAQILILRGFMTSIPREIEKAAYVEGATDFQVFYKIILPLSLPGIVVGFTLNFIAIWKEFVFGLVLLNSEQNFPVTVGMLKLNSDRYMAVFNLPAAGLVISQLPIIVLFILTYRKIASGNFAGAVKG; this is encoded by the coding sequence ATGTCTGACACGCTCGTTCTGGTACATCGGCGCGATCTCTTCCGCTTCACGGCACGGTTTCTCGGCTATACCCTGCTTGCTGTCCTCCTTGCCGTCTGGTCCGGCCCGATCGTGCTGGTGCTGATTACCTCGATCAAGTCGAACCAGGACTTTCTCGCAGGTCCCTTTTCCATTCCGTCGCACCCTACCTTCCAGCCCTATATCGATGTCTGGAATTCGCTGGGTTTCAGCGGCCTGCTCGCCAACAGCTTCCTCTATGCGACCGCCGGTTCGGCGCTGGCGGTTCTCCTGGCGCTGGTTCCGGCCTTCGCCCTGTCGCGCATGGAGGTGCCCGGCAAGACGTTCATCTTCGGGCTGATCCTGACCGGTCTCATGCTGCCGCAGCAGACCGTGCTCATCCCGCTCTACGACACGCTGCGCACGCTGCATCTGCTCGACACCAAGATCGGCTTGATCATCGTTCATGCCGCCTATGGCATGCCGGCCCAGATTCTTATCCTGCGCGGTTTCATGACCAGCATCCCGCGGGAAATCGAGAAGGCGGCCTATGTCGAAGGGGCGACCGATTTCCAAGTGTTCTACAAGATCATCCTGCCGCTGTCCCTACCGGGCATCGTCGTGGGCTTCACGCTGAATTTCATCGCTATCTGGAAGGAGTTCGTCTTCGGCCTGGTGCTTTTGAATTCCGAGCAGAATTTTCCGGTCACGGTCGGCATGCTGAAGCTGAACAGCGATCGCTACATGGCCGTGTTCAACCTGCCGGCCGCCGGCCTCGTCATCTCCCAGCTTCCCATCATCGTCCTGTTCATCCTGACCTACCGCAAGATTGCCTCGGGCAATTTCGCCGGCGCCGTCAAGGGTTGA
- a CDS encoding carbohydrate ABC transporter permease, with amino-acid sequence MSTSHRSGESPGFFAFAREHTFVTIFGIVTPLAVFAVFVGYPILFTIYLSLFEWNGMTPDKTFVGLENYRHMIGDSHFQIALINNFKWLAVTLAFPVLAGLLIAYALRNRILPAPALVRTIIFFPVTMSLISVGLMFLLILNPLFGAFDTVLRSVGLGFLVTEWFGNYKVAIYTLAIVSGWAFTGMPMIFYYAGLGDVPKETFDAARIEGAGHWRMLTKVAIPQLRPVTAVVVMLTLFESLRAFDLVAVMTKGAPFGYTNVLGYIVYLESFWNTRFGYGAAISVAILAVSALMALIILKKLMKGAFDV; translated from the coding sequence ATGAGCACATCACACAGATCCGGTGAAAGTCCGGGATTTTTTGCCTTTGCGCGTGAGCACACATTCGTGACGATTTTCGGCATTGTCACGCCCCTTGCAGTCTTTGCCGTTTTCGTCGGCTATCCGATCCTGTTCACCATCTATCTCAGCCTGTTCGAATGGAACGGCATGACACCTGATAAAACCTTCGTCGGGTTGGAAAACTACCGGCACATGATCGGCGACAGCCATTTCCAGATTGCGCTGATCAACAATTTCAAATGGCTGGCCGTTACTCTCGCATTCCCCGTTCTCGCCGGCCTGCTGATCGCCTATGCGCTGCGCAACAGGATCCTGCCTGCGCCGGCCCTGGTGCGGACCATCATCTTCTTTCCTGTGACGATGTCGCTGATCTCCGTCGGCCTGATGTTTCTGCTGATCCTCAACCCGCTGTTCGGCGCTTTCGATACCGTTCTGCGTTCCGTCGGACTCGGCTTCCTGGTGACGGAATGGTTCGGAAACTACAAGGTCGCGATCTATACGCTGGCGATCGTGTCCGGCTGGGCTTTTACCGGTATGCCGATGATCTTCTATTATGCCGGTCTCGGCGATGTGCCGAAGGAGACATTCGATGCCGCCCGCATCGAAGGGGCAGGACACTGGCGGATGTTGACCAAGGTGGCTATTCCGCAATTGCGGCCCGTCACCGCCGTCGTCGTGATGCTGACGCTGTTTGAATCGCTGCGCGCCTTCGACCTAGTCGCCGTCATGACCAAGGGTGCGCCCTTCGGCTATACCAATGTCCTCGGTTACATCGTCTATCTCGAAAGCTTCTGGAACACGCGCTTCGGCTACGGCGCCGCCATCTCCGTGGCGATCCTCGCCGTCTCTGCGCTGATGGCCCTGATCATCCTGAAGAAGCTGATGAAGGGAGCCTTCGATGTCTGA
- a CDS encoding putative quinol monooxygenase — MSNGPLTIIAITTAKPGKEAALGAAQEKLVTETLAEDGCLRYELHQSLDDGRVRIFVETWQSEVQWRAHMEGTAMQRFQASGVGDYFADFALHRLTKVAG, encoded by the coding sequence ATGTCAAACGGCCCCCTCACGATCATCGCCATCACCACCGCCAAGCCGGGCAAGGAGGCAGCCCTCGGCGCCGCCCAGGAAAAGCTCGTCACCGAGACGTTGGCCGAAGACGGTTGCCTTCGCTACGAACTGCACCAGTCGCTCGATGACGGCCGCGTCCGCATCTTCGTCGAGACCTGGCAAAGCGAGGTGCAGTGGCGCGCCCATATGGAAGGCACCGCCATGCAGCGTTTTCAGGCAAGCGGCGTCGGCGACTATTTCGCCGATTTCGCCCTGCATCGCCTGACGAAAGTGGCCGGCTGA
- a CDS encoding ABC transporter substrate-binding protein, whose amino-acid sequence MRMTLFSRRAIARCAVAAALLSSVAGLAVPAFAAGPVELRYFYRAPWPSSEIYANWLIDEWNKKNGDRIHVTGASVDGETYKTKQTIELASSNPPDVFYSWEGGRALEVIKNGFAADLTTYYQKYGWDKFLVPASVSLATFGDKKYFVPTEIGASVVWYRKDLYEKLGLKVPTTWDELMANAEAGKKAGLWPFLLANQKKWPSQFMWSAILVNKFGLDTYQGLVNNTIPWTDPRAVETTKIMADLAKNDMFEPSFNSIDVGPAMVPWSQGKALHWYQGSFNLGRFRGDQAKCCVVPMDFFPMPSIDGKKPVMSVFAEDTIMIHAKSPHKDEAAEFVDWMISKPAMTEKLAIDKPYPSSTQGDLSSLSEMEQRLGKEMASAGQFTFMHVDHATPPAISDRFLDSLQGVLAGAITPEDAMQQTEDEAVRTRGKL is encoded by the coding sequence ATGAGAATGACATTGTTTTCGCGGCGCGCGATTGCGCGCTGTGCGGTAGCGGCTGCCCTATTGTCGAGTGTTGCGGGTCTCGCAGTCCCCGCCTTTGCCGCCGGTCCTGTCGAATTGCGATACTTCTATCGCGCCCCGTGGCCTTCGTCGGAGATCTACGCAAACTGGCTCATCGACGAATGGAACAAAAAGAACGGTGACCGCATCCATGTGACCGGAGCGAGCGTCGACGGCGAGACTTACAAGACCAAGCAGACAATCGAGCTGGCCTCGAGCAATCCGCCGGATGTTTTCTATTCCTGGGAAGGCGGCCGCGCGCTGGAAGTCATCAAGAACGGTTTTGCTGCCGATCTGACGACCTATTATCAAAAATACGGCTGGGACAAGTTCCTGGTGCCGGCGTCCGTGTCATTGGCGACCTTCGGCGACAAGAAATACTTTGTTCCCACCGAAATCGGCGCATCCGTCGTCTGGTATCGCAAGGACCTCTACGAGAAACTCGGCCTGAAGGTTCCGACCACATGGGACGAACTGATGGCCAATGCGGAAGCAGGCAAGAAGGCGGGCCTGTGGCCGTTCCTGCTGGCGAACCAGAAAAAATGGCCGTCGCAGTTCATGTGGTCGGCCATTCTAGTCAACAAGTTCGGGCTCGACACCTATCAGGGCCTCGTGAACAACACGATCCCGTGGACCGATCCCCGTGCCGTCGAAACCACCAAGATCATGGCCGACCTGGCGAAGAACGACATGTTCGAGCCGTCTTTCAATTCGATCGACGTCGGTCCGGCCATGGTGCCGTGGTCGCAGGGCAAGGCGCTGCACTGGTATCAGGGTTCGTTCAACCTCGGACGCTTCCGCGGCGATCAGGCCAAATGCTGCGTCGTGCCGATGGACTTCTTCCCGATGCCCTCCATCGACGGCAAGAAACCCGTGATGTCCGTCTTTGCCGAGGACACCATCATGATCCATGCCAAGAGCCCGCATAAGGACGAGGCCGCCGAATTCGTCGACTGGATGATCTCGAAGCCGGCGATGACCGAAAAGCTTGCGATCGACAAGCCTTACCCCTCCTCGACGCAGGGCGATCTTTCGAGCCTTTCGGAGATGGAACAGCGCCTGGGCAAGGAAATGGCCAGCGCCGGCCAGTTCACCTTCATGCATGTGGACCATGCCACGCCGCCTGCAATCTCCGACAGGTTCCTCGACAGCCTGCAGGGCGTGCTTGCCGGTGCGATCACGCCTGAGGATGCCATGCAGCAGACAGAGGACGAAGCCGTACGCACCCGCGGCAAGCTCTGA